Proteins from a genomic interval of Helicoverpa zea isolate HzStark_Cry1AcR chromosome 13, ilHelZeax1.1, whole genome shotgun sequence:
- the LOC124635790 gene encoding uncharacterized protein LOC124635790: MHASTMSRRDSSVELNYIDTEFSSGDCKKMKSKRYQEENNNEVDELSKDLSEMGCIVDAVKRPPNICVETCVYEESESENEKSETYNDEDAYSDEFEEDKSEEEESVKSLPKSVMSDTSREPTARSSVKLSKSNSSMMSHKAPPGSLSGRSTSFGSVSGMKPRRINMSFSNERLREIERHNHILLSKILSARNARKCSIPPREQDTARRPVPSAAVCRKNQQRQIDHDNMILLKKIQRAKSSACSIRR; the protein is encoded by the exons ATGCACGCTTCCACAATGTCACGCCGAGACAGTTCCGTAGAGCTCAATTATATTGACACCGAATTTTCTTCCGGGGACTGTAAAAAGATGAAATCGAAACGATACCAGGAGGAAAATAACAACGAGGTGGATGAACTCTCCAAAGATCTGTCGGAGATGGGATGTATAGTGGACGCAGTCAAAAGACCCCCCAACATTTGTGTTGAGACCTGCGTCTATGAAGAATCGGAGTCCGAAAATGAGAAATCTGAGACTTACAATGATGAGGATGCGTACTCTGATGAATTTGAAGAGGATAAAAGTGAGGAAGAGGAATCTGTCAAGTCTTTACCAAAGTCTGTGATGAGTGACACCAGCAGAGAGCCTACTGCCAGGTCTTCCGTCAAACTATCTAAAAGTAACTCTTCCATGATGAGTCATAAGGCTCCACCTGGCTCTTTATCGGGCAGATCTACTAGTTTTGG ATCAGTCTCTGGGATGAAGCCCCGTCGAATCAACATGTCGTTTAGTAACGAACGTTTGAGGGAGATTGAGAGGCACAACCATATACTACTGTCTAAGATCCTGAGCGCTCGGAATGCTAGGAAGTGCTCCATTCCGCCTAGAGAACAGGATACTGCTAGGAGACCAGTGCCTTCAGCTGCTGTGTGTCGTAAGAATCAGCAGCGGCAGATTGATCATGATAATATG ATCCTCCTCAAAAAGATCCAGCGTGCGAAATCATCGGCGTGTAGCATCCGCCGTTGA